One segment of Triticum aestivum cultivar Chinese Spring chromosome 2A, IWGSC CS RefSeq v2.1, whole genome shotgun sequence DNA contains the following:
- the LOC123186076 gene encoding FCS-Like Zinc finger 2-like — MAASVACSFFFDDEPLGEPGMPSLDACALCAKPLERDSDIFMYRGDTPFCSEECRDEQMQLDAICSRKAARRQQRLSSGSEARCWHQDSRKVSVAS, encoded by the coding sequence ATGGCAGCGTCAGTAGCTTGCTCCTTCTTCTTCGACGACGAGCCGCTCGGCGAGCCCGGCATGCCGTCTCTGGACGCGTGCGCGCTCTGCGCCAAGCCCCTCGAACGCGACAGCGACATCTTCATGTACAGAGGGGACACGCCCTTCTGCAGCGAGGAGTGCCGCGACGAGCAGATGCAGCTCGACGCCATCTGCTCCAGGAAGGCAGCCCGGAGGCAGCAGCGGCTCTCGTCGGGATCGGAGGCCCGTTGCTGGCATCAAGACTCCCGGAAGGTGTCCGTCGCGAGCTAG